In one window of uncultured Campylobacter sp. DNA:
- a CDS encoding TonB-dependent receptor plug domain-containing protein, whose protein sequence is MIESMPSGNGDFVQLLRTNPNVQFSSTNRQSTTLGEISPANISINGAKYWQNNFMLDGANMNNDLDPARNPGGNPTRFSAFDTMNSVSQGMAIDSDFLRSVEVHDSGVSAKYGGFTGGVVEAKTRDPRAGFHGKFSMQHTEDSWTRYHIYGDEQSFENSATPLNQPRFDKWITRLNLEGTVTEDLGLMFGYTNTRSKIPLKAYDRRYNADTTITERVQRRNIDNYFLKALWYANDRLTITPSVTYAPERNKMFNDHVKDSYADMKSGGLNLALKADYDGDFARFNQILSYSKLESSRDAENEYYRAWQYSNVKNWGSKILSASAIEGGFGDLDQTQKSFSYNADLEFNEFDLGGSKHRFITGFEFKKQEAKFNVRKEFMTASGIAPLPAGVHACDPNDELCSIDDSFARLGRSGQFFTRKSYYKGNTKVDMKSLAVYLEDEIKIGDLTLRPGVRLNRDDYMKQTTAAPRFNSYYDIFGDGDSILSFGANRYYGRNLFTYKLREGREGLATTYTRPRNAYTQNWTQLPKDPSLTKFNEIKVPYEDELVFGAKQKLGNFEFFGKYVSRKGRDQIIKSTRRDLGLAPNPNYQNNYQTFTNDGRSENKILTFGVKTIDDYEAFGTLNGFELGFEHIRMKTNNTIYDEKLDRETLEDEKIVEYDGKLMRLSELPAQDYARPWTASLNIITKIPSYGISVNNFLSFKGSQEAIARTGRTPAGKYPARYDKYEKVNLGKSYSWDARIGYAKKMAGEVEFFTNLDIYNVLNKRNKARLSSDTSLDLVYEAGRQFWLEAGIRW, encoded by the coding sequence ATGATCGAGTCTATGCCTAGCGGCAACGGCGACTTCGTGCAGCTTTTGCGTACCAATCCAAACGTGCAATTCAGCTCCACGAACCGCCAGAGCACGACGCTAGGCGAGATCAGCCCCGCAAATATCAGTATCAACGGCGCGAAGTATTGGCAAAACAACTTTATGCTTGACGGCGCGAATATGAATAACGATCTCGATCCCGCTAGAAACCCCGGCGGCAATCCTACGCGCTTTTCGGCGTTTGATACGATGAATTCCGTCTCGCAAGGTATGGCGATCGATAGCGATTTTTTACGGAGCGTCGAGGTGCACGATAGCGGCGTCTCCGCCAAATATGGCGGATTTACCGGCGGCGTGGTGGAGGCTAAGACGCGAGATCCGCGTGCGGGCTTTCACGGCAAGTTTTCGATGCAGCACACCGAGGATAGTTGGACTAGATACCATATCTACGGCGATGAACAGAGCTTTGAAAACTCCGCTACGCCGCTAAATCAGCCGAGATTCGATAAGTGGATCACTAGGTTAAATTTAGAGGGCACCGTTACCGAGGATCTGGGCTTGATGTTCGGCTACACCAACACTAGAAGTAAAATTCCGCTTAAGGCCTACGACAGAAGATATAACGCAGATACGACCATCACCGAGCGAGTTCAGAGGCGAAATATAGACAACTACTTTCTAAAAGCGCTTTGGTATGCAAACGACCGCCTAACTATCACGCCTAGCGTAACCTACGCGCCCGAGCGAAACAAGATGTTTAACGACCACGTCAAAGACTCCTACGCCGATATGAAATCGGGCGGTTTAAATTTAGCGCTTAAAGCCGACTACGATGGCGATTTTGCTAGATTTAATCAAATTTTATCCTATAGCAAGCTGGAGAGTTCGCGCGATGCAGAGAATGAATATTACAGGGCTTGGCAATACTCAAACGTAAAGAATTGGGGCAGTAAAATTTTATCTGCTTCGGCGATAGAGGGCGGCTTTGGGGATCTCGATCAGACTCAAAAGAGCTTTTCATACAACGCGGATCTGGAGTTTAACGAATTTGATCTCGGCGGCAGTAAGCATAGATTTATCACGGGCTTTGAGTTTAAAAAGCAAGAGGCTAAATTTAACGTAAGAAAAGAGTTTATGACCGCCAGCGGAATAGCGCCGCTACCTGCGGGCGTACATGCTTGCGATCCGAATGACGAGCTCTGCTCTATAGACGATTCTTTTGCGAGGCTCGGTAGAAGCGGCCAGTTTTTTACGCGAAAAAGCTATTACAAGGGTAATACCAAGGTGGATATGAAGAGCTTGGCGGTTTATCTGGAGGATGAGATAAAAATCGGTGATCTTACCTTACGACCGGGCGTAAGATTAAATAGGGACGATTATATGAAGCAAACGACCGCAGCGCCGAGATTTAACAGCTACTACGATATTTTCGGCGACGGCGATTCGATTCTTAGCTTCGGTGCAAACCGCTACTACGGACGCAATCTCTTTACATACAAATTAAGAGAAGGTCGAGAGGGTCTCGCTACTACCTACACGCGCCCGCGCAATGCCTATACGCAAAATTGGACGCAACTGCCAAAAGACCCGTCTCTAACTAAATTTAACGAGATAAAGGTGCCTTATGAGGATGAGCTAGTATTCGGGGCAAAGCAAAAGCTTGGAAATTTTGAGTTTTTCGGCAAATATGTAAGCCGCAAGGGTAGGGATCAGATCATCAAATCCACGCGAAGAGATCTAGGCCTAGCGCCGAATCCGAACTACCAAAACAACTATCAAACCTTTACTAATGACGGCAGAAGCGAAAATAAAATTTTAACCTTCGGCGTTAAAACGATCGATGATTACGAGGCTTTCGGTACGCTAAACGGCTTTGAACTTGGCTTTGAGCATATCAGGATGAAGACCAATAATACCATTTACGATGAGAAGCTTGATAGAGAAACGCTTGAAGATGAAAAGATCGTCGAATACGACGGGAAGTTGATGAGGTTATCGGAGCTTCCGGCGCAGGACTATGCTAGGCCTTGGACTGCAAGCCTAAACATCATCACGAAAATCCCAAGCTACGGTATCAGCGTGAATAACTTCCTCTCGTTTAAAGGCTCGCAAGAAGCGATTGCCCGCACCGGCAGGACGCCTGCGGGCAAGTATCCTGCCAGATACGACAAATACGAAAAGGTAAATCTCGGCAAAAGCTACAGCTGGGATGCGCGCATTGGATACGCCAAAAAGATGGCGGGCGAGGTGGAATTTTTTACGAATTTAGACATCTACAACGTCCTAAATAAGCGCAACAAAGCAAGACTTAGCAGCGACACCTCGCTCGATCTAGTCTATGAGGCGGGCAGGCAGTTTTGGCTGGAAGCGGGCATTCGGTGGTAG
- a CDS encoding insulinase family protein — protein MRKILLFLLLCAGAFALDWDEAVLRGSLPNGLRYYILENSVPKNSAVFYLIVDAGSIDEGPNERGLAHFIEHMSFNGSRDFSKNELIKKLQSLGVKFGADVNAQTGYDSTIYTLNIAVSEENLKDVFKIFASIADGVEFNPLELVKERGVIIEEARSRDTPIARLYERMDEELYGGSAYFNRAPIGDMAVVKSVSAQQIKELYQKIYQPRSMKFIAVGDFKRDKILKLLEQNFSPLKNTNSYARQNMGIPSRQGLKIYNYDTNETSLNSVKISFWEEFAPPSSEVNARKILKSELISSLISTIYERAKASEGALLRVNFSRSNLQFQKTIYNFDVAVLGGDFDGAISQALGLIKGLRDSGFDARDFALAKDALISSRHSAFERKKSANSAFFAREILHAVKSGAVLPSAAKQRDLEVKLLREISLEELNLEFRRLTDLGEVHASVFSGSGYNLNEAKFKKLRSGAKAINTHAAHKKLPDSLVSKSLPEGKILSKSFEPRFKFYTYLLENNATVILKPLKTRKDFISFAAVSRGGMSNLAHPGLGSFAAMLANESGAGEFNNYEISQILSGRQVNYRKNISAFSHGFYGSCGSQDLKWLLEAINLEISSPRTDEKALQNLKIKSLDELARNEKLPGYKFSREFSEFFYGGNARMRPLSAAQIKALNAEELKKIVYDKFSNAASYTFVLSGDFELKDAEALIKKYLANLPARGEREDFKDDGIRSLSGRHVFMRNYQNSPRSDVALTAINRSAPHSLENAIKISALALVLQEALRERIREDEGRTYGFSVASSLSRIPYEHSSLHISFSCAPQNTDQILSAIREIFAEIAGGGSDVARHLENFKKSQIITARTARESPEFWNDALVKYALWNEEIADFKTFEKIINSISPKDIAEAAQTYIFDTDETVRINAPKF, from the coding sequence ATGCGAAAAATTTTACTATTTTTACTGCTTTGTGCGGGGGCTTTTGCGCTTGATTGGGACGAAGCCGTCCTGCGAGGATCGCTGCCAAACGGGCTTAGATACTATATTTTAGAAAATTCCGTGCCTAAAAATTCCGCCGTTTTTTATCTCATCGTGGATGCGGGCTCGATTGATGAGGGCCCTAATGAACGCGGGCTTGCGCATTTCATAGAGCATATGTCCTTTAACGGAAGCCGCGATTTTAGCAAAAACGAGCTCATTAAAAAGCTGCAGAGCCTGGGCGTGAAATTCGGCGCCGACGTAAATGCGCAGACGGGCTATGACAGCACGATTTACACGCTTAACATCGCGGTTAGCGAAGAAAATTTAAAGGACGTTTTTAAAATTTTTGCTTCGATTGCGGACGGAGTGGAGTTTAATCCGCTCGAGCTCGTAAAAGAAAGAGGCGTCATAATCGAGGAGGCGCGCAGCCGCGATACGCCGATCGCAAGGCTTTACGAGCGGATGGATGAGGAGCTTTACGGCGGCAGCGCGTATTTTAATCGTGCGCCGATCGGCGATATGGCGGTCGTAAAATCCGTAAGCGCGCAGCAAATCAAGGAGCTTTATCAAAAAATTTACCAGCCCAGGTCTATGAAATTTATAGCCGTGGGCGATTTTAAAAGGGATAAAATTTTAAAACTGCTAGAGCAAAATTTTTCGCCTCTTAAAAATACAAACTCCTACGCCCGCCAGAATATGGGCATTCCGTCTAGGCAGGGTTTGAAAATTTACAATTACGATACGAACGAAACATCGCTAAATTCCGTTAAAATTTCGTTTTGGGAGGAATTCGCGCCGCCGAGTAGCGAGGTGAATGCGAGAAAAATTTTAAAAAGCGAACTCATCTCAAGCCTTATTTCTACGATTTATGAGCGAGCGAAGGCTAGCGAAGGCGCACTGCTGCGAGTTAATTTTTCCAGGTCGAATTTGCAGTTTCAAAAAACGATCTATAACTTCGACGTCGCCGTTTTAGGCGGAGATTTTGACGGCGCGATCTCGCAGGCGCTTGGGCTAATCAAAGGCTTGCGAGATAGCGGCTTTGATGCGCGCGATTTCGCCCTTGCGAAGGATGCTTTGATCAGCTCGCGGCACAGCGCCTTTGAGCGCAAAAAAAGCGCAAATTCCGCGTTTTTTGCAAGGGAGATTCTTCATGCCGTAAAATCAGGAGCCGTCCTGCCTAGCGCCGCAAAACAGCGGGATTTGGAGGTAAAGCTGCTGCGCGAGATCAGCCTGGAGGAGCTAAATTTAGAATTTAGGCGCCTTACGGATCTGGGCGAGGTGCATGCAAGCGTCTTTAGCGGCTCCGGATATAATCTTAATGAGGCTAAATTTAAGAAGCTACGAAGCGGCGCTAAGGCGATAAATACGCATGCCGCGCATAAAAAGCTACCGGATAGCTTGGTTTCTAAAAGCCTGCCGGAGGGCAAAATTTTAAGCAAGAGTTTTGAGCCGCGATTTAAATTTTATACCTACCTGCTTGAAAATAACGCGACCGTGATCTTAAAGCCGCTTAAGACGCGCAAGGATTTCATCTCGTTTGCTGCGGTAAGCAGAGGCGGAATGTCCAATCTGGCGCATCCAGGGCTCGGCAGTTTTGCCGCAATGCTTGCAAACGAAAGCGGCGCGGGCGAGTTTAACAATTATGAAATTTCGCAAATTTTAAGCGGGCGGCAGGTAAATTACCGAAAAAATATCTCCGCATTCTCGCACGGATTTTACGGAAGCTGCGGCTCGCAGGATCTAAAATGGCTATTGGAAGCGATAAACTTAGAGATTAGCTCTCCGCGCACGGACGAGAAAGCGCTGCAAAATTTAAAGATCAAATCGCTCGACGAGCTTGCGCGAAACGAGAAGCTGCCCGGATATAAATTTAGCAGGGAATTTAGCGAGTTTTTTTACGGCGGCAATGCGCGAATGCGCCCGCTAAGCGCCGCGCAGATCAAAGCTCTTAACGCGGAGGAGCTAAAAAAGATCGTCTATGATAAATTTAGCAACGCCGCATCCTACACTTTCGTGCTTAGCGGCGATTTTGAGTTAAAAGACGCCGAAGCCCTCATAAAAAAATATCTGGCGAACCTGCCCGCTCGCGGCGAACGCGAGGATTTTAAAGACGACGGTATCCGCAGCTTAAGCGGACGGCACGTTTTTATGCGCAACTATCAAAACTCCCCTAGAAGCGACGTTGCGCTTACCGCGATAAACAGATCCGCTCCGCATTCTCTTGAAAATGCGATAAAAATTTCCGCCCTAGCTTTGGTGCTTCAGGAAGCACTTAGAGAGCGCATCAGAGAGGACGAGGGGCGTACTTACGGCTTTTCGGTCGCTTCGAGCCTAAGCCGCATCCCGTACGAGCACTCGAGTCTTCATATTTCGTTTTCCTGCGCGCCGCAAAATACGGATCAAATTTTATCCGCAATCAGAGAAATTTTTGCAGAGATCGCAGGCGGCGGATCGGACGTAGCGCGGCATCTTGAAAATTTTAAAAAATCCCAGATCATCACGGCGCGTACCGCTCGCGAAAGCCCTGAGTTTTGGAACGACGCGCTCGTAAAATACGCGCTTTGGAATGAGGAGATCGCCGATTTTAAGACCTTTGAAAAGATCATAAATTCCATCTCGCCGAAGGATATCGCGGAGGCGGCGCAGACATATATTTTTGACACCGATGAAACCGTAAGGATAAACGCGCCGAAATTTTAA
- the imm40 gene encoding Imm40 family immunity protein: MSVEEDGAAFIDEDYVNIVPQDLLERGIRLREELGFYEIAWKFDDVMEVLKIARDRDMLIVGGDVYRLSDNKPIITYDGWSIKAEDDDAFEVAIEYITKYRARNGDDFAYCPAIGPGRVSK, encoded by the coding sequence ATGTCAGTTGAAGAAGATGGCGCGGCGTTTATAGATGAAGATTATGTAAATATCGTGCCGCAGGATCTGCTAGAGCGCGGCATACGCCTAAGAGAGGAGCTCGGATTTTATGAAATAGCTTGGAAATTTGACGATGTAATGGAGGTGCTAAAAATCGCAAGAGATAGAGATATGCTTATCGTCGGAGGGGATGTATATCGCCTAAGCGACAATAAGCCCATAATCACATACGACGGCTGGAGTATTAAAGCGGAAGATGACGATGCATTCGAAGTGGCGATCGAATATATCACTAAGTATCGCGCTAGAAACGGAGATGATTTTGCATACTGCCCAGCCATTGGCCCCGGGCGAGTGTCCAAATGA
- a CDS encoding DUF3137 domain-containing protein: MSLVSYELKKQKLDGARNVALWKVRGGVAAVVLTLFIAMRKDFGDFSFLFLLVLLALAYPAYKYLAVRISRKFESLSEEAFKNEFLLWIAKELRLTFQPFGAFLLDEIYKNPLRKEANLCTCKHAIVGKTPEFGIKIGDICLSRDFDKNRENRVFELDKILHLKKKDDTAIFDGLFAKFDFSETFDSQILVVPRGEFIFGASDLKLLKDSPHLSASFDVYLNNPAAAAFLQNKKILENMQTITVNLFGKTELYLGENSLVIGVENSEIFKSAPSSQSAKLLESLNKMIEIAKIFAYLKKLGQVE; the protein is encoded by the coding sequence ATGAGCCTTGTTTCTTACGAATTAAAAAAGCAAAAACTAGATGGAGCGCGCAATGTGGCGCTTTGGAAGGTGCGTGGCGGCGTGGCGGCAGTAGTGCTGACGTTGTTTATCGCTATGCGCAAGGATTTCGGAGATTTCTCATTCTTGTTTTTATTAGTGTTGCTAGCTCTTGCTTATCCTGCTTACAAATACCTAGCCGTGCGCATTTCGCGTAAATTTGAATCGCTCAGTGAAGAGGCTTTTAAAAACGAATTTCTGCTTTGGATTGCAAAGGAGCTGCGTCTTACCTTTCAGCCTTTCGGCGCGTTTTTACTCGATGAAATTTACAAAAATCCGCTCCGTAAAGAGGCAAATCTATGCACTTGCAAGCACGCTATAGTGGGCAAGACGCCCGAATTTGGCATAAAAATCGGCGATATCTGCCTAAGTCGCGATTTCGATAAAAACAGAGAAAATCGGGTATTTGAGCTGGATAAAATTTTGCATCTTAAAAAAAAGGATGATACTGCGATCTTCGACGGGCTTTTTGCAAAATTTGATTTTAGCGAAACCTTCGATAGCCAAATTTTGGTCGTGCCGCGCGGAGAGTTCATCTTCGGCGCGTCGGATCTGAAGCTGCTTAAAGACAGCCCGCATCTAAGCGCGTCGTTTGACGTTTATCTCAACAATCCCGCCGCCGCCGCATTTTTGCAAAACAAAAAAATTTTAGAAAATATGCAGACGATCACCGTAAATTTATTTGGTAAAACCGAGCTTTATCTGGGCGAAAACAGCCTTGTAATCGGCGTTGAAAATAGCGAAATTTTCAAATCTGCGCCGAGCTCGCAAAGCGCGAAGCTGCTCGAAAGCCTAAATAAAATGATCGAGATCGCTAAAATTTTTGCCTATCTCAAAAAGCTCGGACAGGTAGAGTAG